The region GGAAAAAGATAGGCCAGCAGCACGACAATAAGTATCGAAAGAACGAATGGATCAATTTTTATTTTCAATATTGGGGACGGTTAAGTGGTATAGAATACTTCAGTGAGGCGCAAAGATACTAACTTATGGAACAAGGATAAAAGATTGCGGGTTTTTGATTTTAATTTTGGTTTTGCATTTTTCAAATGCCGAAGCGATAGAAAAAGAGGCTAATATTCATTTGAAATTGTGAATATCTATTTTAGCAATTATAGATTTATTTTCCGTTAAAATCTATCTTTGCCATCCTTAAAAAAAACATAGAGATGAGCGCAATTTGGTACGAATGCAAAGTAAAATATAGAAAAACCGATGAAACGGGAGGACAAAAAGTGACTACTGAACCTTATTTGGTAGACGCGATTTCCTATACCGAAGCCGAAAAGAGAATCAATGAAGAAATGGCAGCTTATGTTAGTGAAGAATTTAAAATCACCAATATCAAAGTGGCTAATTATGCCGAAATTCACCCTTTTGAAAACGCAGATCGCTGGTTTAAATCGAAGGTTTCTCTAGTGGCTTATGACGAAGAAAGCGGTAAGGAACGCAAGACCAATATGTATTTATTGATCCAGGCCAATGATGTAAAAGAAGCCTATGACAATACCATTCATGTGATGAAAAATACGATGGGCGACTATTCTATTCCTGCCATTTCAGAATCGCCTATTATGGATGTTTTTCCCTATTTTAGTGGCGAAGAAGGAGATTTGGAAAAATTAGAACGGTTCAATGCGCTTAAAGCTTCTAAACCGGAAGTAGCAGCAGAAATAGTGGATCACATGGAATTTGCTGTAGAGGAAGAAACTGTTTCCTAATAATTCTCATTTAAAAAAAATTACCGCAAATTTGCAAATTAGAAAGTCCCAAACGGAATCTATAATTTGCGAATTTGCGGTTTATAATTTAAAAATGGTTGTTTAAAGAATTTATCGAATCGCTTTTACAAATTCTGCGATTTTTCCAGTTCCATTTTCGGTAAGATGCGTGATAAAAGCACTTCCTATAATCGCTCCTTTGGCGAATTGTGTGGCTTGCTCAAAAGTTTCTTTGTTGTTGATTCCGAAGCCTATTACTTGAGGGTTTTTCAAATTCATGTCGGCTATGCGTTTAAAGTAGGCTTCCTGTGTGCTCCCAAAACCGGTTTGTGAACCCGTAACACTGGCGGAACTCACCATATAAATAAATCCATCCGATACGCTGTCTATAAAACAGATGCGTTCCTCAGAAGTTTGTGGTGTAATTAAGAATATATTCTTCAAGCCGTATTTTTCGAAAGTAGCTTTGTATTCGTCCGCATACACATCCACCGGAAGATCGGGAATAATTAGTCCGTCGATACCAATTTCGGCACATTTTTGGCAGAAATTCTCAATTCCGTATTGCAACATTGGGTTGAAATAGCCCATGATCACCAGAGGAATAGATACTGTTTTGCGAATGTCTTTTAATTGGTCAAACAAAACTTGGGTTGTCATTCCGTTGTGTAAGGCTTGGGTTGAACTTGCCTGAATGGTTGGTCCATCGGCTAAGGGGTCACTAAAAGGTAAGCCGATTTCGATCATGTCAATACCGTTTTTTTCCAAATCCTGAATGATTTGCACCGTATCGTTGAGGCTAGGATAGCCCGCTGAAAAATAGATGGAAAGTATTTTTTTAGTCTCTTGTAATTTTTGATGTATTCTGTTCATTTTCTATTCTGTGTAATTTTTTTATCTTTTTAGCTCCGCAAAGCATCTGACTATGAGGTTTTTTTTTGAAGGTTTCAGACTTTTTTTTATTAATGCGGTCGGAGACCGTTTAAAACCTTCTCAAAGTCAGATGCTTTGCGGATCGGGGAATTAGTTTTGTATTCAAAATTTGGTTTTAGAAATCTCGCAGCCTGCTTAAATGGTAACTCTTTTTCTAGATTATTAACTCTCAATATAAATCCAAGCCGTTATTCCAGATTCCAATGTTATTTGAGTTCTTTTATAAGCATTAGATTCAAATTGATCTGCTTTTATAAGATCTTCACTGGAAATACTAAAAGCAATACCCTTTATTGCATCCGAAGGATTTTCACTGGGAATGGCTACAAAGTAATCTTCCATTCCAAATTCTTCTTCTATTTGTAAATCTTTTAGTTTGTATCCTAAAAGCTGCTCTGGTGTTCCAATCAACAGTTTGTTGAAAACCTGCATTTGAATTTCTTTTGACTGCAATGTACCGTAAGAGAATAGCTGTTCCATAAATAGTTTTTTTCTAGTTATTTGTTTGCGTTAGGGATAGAAGCGCTATCCTTTTTTATGGCTTTATCTGCCATGAAAATGAGGTAATATACAGCTCAATCCTTGGGGAACGCCCCAATTATACTTTTGTTATAATTTAAAATAATCAATATAAGTATTCAAATCTTTGTCGCCACGACCGGAAAGGTTAATGACCACAATATCCTCTGGTTTGAACTTCATTTCGTCCAGAACGGCAAAGGCATGAGCGCTTTCGATAGCGGGAATAATTCCTTCCATTTTGGACAATTCTAATCCCCAATTCATTGCTTGTGCATCGGTTATTGAGATGAACTGTGCTCTTCCCGAAGCGAATAAATGTGCGTGCAAAGGCCCAACACCCGGATAATCCAAGCCAGCCGAAATCGAGTAGGGCTCTGTAATTTGCCCATCAGGAGTCTGCATCAACAAGGTTTTACTTCCGTGAATGATACCCACTTTTCCCAAGGCTGAGGTGGCGGCACTTTCGCCAGAATCAACACCCAAACCGGCGGCTTCGACAGCGATAATGTTGACGTCTTTTTCGTCCAAAAAGTGATAATAAGCTCCGGCGGCATTGCTTCCTCCACCCACACAGGCAATCACATAATCCGGGTTTTCACGGCCTTCTTTTTCCAATAATTGGCCTTTGATTTCCTTTGAAATAACAGACTGAAAACGCGCTACCATGTCCGGATAAGGATGTGGTCCCACCACCGATCCGATGATGTAATAGGTGTCAACAGGATTGTTGATCCAGTCGCGAATAGCTTCATTTGTGGCGTCTTTCAGGGTTTTTGAGCCCGAAAGTGCCGGACGCACTTCGGCGCCTAACATTTTCATACGCGCTACGTTTGGCGCCTGACGGCGGATGTCAATTTCGCCCATATAA is a window of Flavobacterium acetivorans DNA encoding:
- a CDS encoding DUF4494 domain-containing protein, which encodes MSAIWYECKVKYRKTDETGGQKVTTEPYLVDAISYTEAEKRINEEMAAYVSEEFKITNIKVANYAEIHPFENADRWFKSKVSLVAYDEESGKERKTNMYLLIQANDVKEAYDNTIHVMKNTMGDYSIPAISESPIMDVFPYFSGEEGDLEKLERFNALKASKPEVAAEIVDHMEFAVEEETVS
- the trpA gene encoding tryptophan synthase subunit alpha, translated to MNRIHQKLQETKKILSIYFSAGYPSLNDTVQIIQDLEKNGIDMIEIGLPFSDPLADGPTIQASSTQALHNGMTTQVLFDQLKDIRKTVSIPLVIMGYFNPMLQYGIENFCQKCAEIGIDGLIIPDLPVDVYADEYKATFEKYGLKNIFLITPQTSEERICFIDSVSDGFIYMVSSASVTGSQTGFGSTQEAYFKRIADMNLKNPQVIGFGINNKETFEQATQFAKGAIIGSAFITHLTENGTGKIAEFVKAIR
- a CDS encoding gamma-glutamylcyclotransferase family protein, whose translation is MEQLFSYGTLQSKEIQMQVFNKLLIGTPEQLLGYKLKDLQIEEEFGMEDYFVAIPSENPSDAIKGIAFSISSEDLIKADQFESNAYKRTQITLESGITAWIYIES
- the trpB gene encoding tryptophan synthase subunit beta, with amino-acid sequence MSYHVNEKGYYGEFGGAYIPEMLYPNVEELRQNYLKITADPSFQAEFDALLQDYVGRPTPLYFAERLSQKYNTKIYLKREDLCHTGAHKVNNTIGQILLAKRLGKKRIIAETGAGQHGVATATVCALMGLECIVYMGEIDIRRQAPNVARMKMLGAEVRPALSGSKTLKDATNEAIRDWINNPVDTYYIIGSVVGPHPYPDMVARFQSVISKEIKGQLLEKEGRENPDYVIACVGGGSNAAGAYYHFLDEKDVNIIAVEAAGLGVDSGESAATSALGKVGIIHGSKTLLMQTPDGQITEPYSISAGLDYPGVGPLHAHLFASGRAQFISITDAQAMNWGLELSKMEGIIPAIESAHAFAVLDEMKFKPEDIVVINLSGRGDKDLNTYIDYFKL